CGACCAAAGTGAACTTTGAGTTGTGCAAACTCAGAAGAAACAGTAGTAGTACCAGGCCCAGTAATTTATACATACCTATTACCAAGCTTTTTGTGAAGTCTCACAAtggtttcttcttcctcatcactAAAATTCCCTCTTTTCACATCTGGCCTTAGGTAGTTCAGCCATCTCAGTCTGCAACTCTTTCCACACCTTGCAAGACCTAAAACTCAGCATGGTTAGAGCTACAAATCCAGCATGACTCAGAGACAGTAGAAAATCCCTTAGGTATTATTTTTGCGTGTGTACTATATAGTGTGTGTTTGtaaatgtatatatgtatgtgtatatatataaaatatgaaacaa
The window above is part of the Vigna radiata var. radiata cultivar VC1973A unplaced genomic scaffold, Vradiata_ver6 scaffold_1668, whole genome shotgun sequence genome. Proteins encoded here:
- the LOC106755033 gene encoding transcription factor MYB4-like, whose amino-acid sequence is MVRTPCCDKNGLKKGSWTQEEDKKLIAYVTRYGHWNWRLLPKYAGLARCGKSCRLRWLNYLRPDVKRGNFSDEEEETIVRLHKKLGNRYV